The Chryseobacterium wanjuense DNA window CCAATCCCAAATACCAATTCGCAGAAGGTAAAATCCTGGGTTGCTTTATCCACTTTTACATTTTCTACGGTTGTTCTTACACTTGGTAAATTGATATATCCATATTTTATATCAGCTTTTGCCACAATATGGTTCCATAATACGACATTAAGACCTGTTCTTGCATCCAAACCAAATCCGGCTAAATGGAAATGATCACTTTCTTCTTTCCCCATCAATGTAGCATCAGTTTTTGGAATTAAAGCACCGGCTCCTAAACCATATGCCCAAAATACATCAAAATTCTTTTTATTAAGAATCTGCTTGTATTGCTGAACACCAACGTTAAGGTAATTTAACCCGTTCGTATGCTCGTATTTCAAAAATTTGGCATCTGAAAGATCTATTTTTCCATTTTTTACCATGGCTGCATATTCCGGATTAGAAATATTCCCATTAAAATCTACCACCTGATCCTGATCCATCACATATTTCATATGATCTAACCCAAGCGTAATTCCTAAATTATCCTTAATAAAGTAAGTGATGTTATAGTTTACCTGTGGAATAGACATTTTTAAAGGATTGATATAATGGTCAAATTCCTTTATTGGAGTAGGTCTGTCATGTGCCGATACATTTTGCAGGGTAAAGTTGTAATCCTGACCAGTAAAATGAATATCAGAATCTCCAAACCAACCTCTGTTCCAGCCCCAAAATACCATTACTGATCCTTTTTTGAACGCTTCTCTCTGAGCACTTACGCTCATGGTTACTGTTAATAAAAACAGTAATAAAAATTTATTTCTCAATTTAAAATTTCTCTTTTATTAGGTACTAAACTGTTGGCGCCGGAATAGGATCTGCATAGTTTGCCAAACCGTAGTTTTGTGTCAAACACAATTCCGGGTTTTTAATGTGCCATTCAAATTCATCCCTAAAATGACGGATCGCTGCTGCAACAGGCCAGGCTGCAGCATCACCTAACGGACAAATGGTGTTTCCTTCAATTTTTCTCTGGATATCCCAAAGAAGATCGATATCTTCCATTTTTCCTTCTCCTTTTTCAATTTTCTTTAAAATTTTGTACATCCATCCCGTACCTTCACGGCAAGGAGTACACTGTCCGCAACTTTCGTGATTGTAAAATCTTGCTAAAGTCATGGTATGTTCTACGATACACTGGTCTTCATCCAATACGATGAAACCTCCTGAACCCATCATTGTTCCGGTAGCGAAACCACCGTCTGCCAATGATTCGTAGTTCATGTATCTTGGTTCTCCGTTTACAGTTTTAAGCAACAAATTGGCTGGAACGATCGGAACAGAGCTTCCTCCAGGGATACAAGCTTTTAATCTTTTTCCGTCTTTTATTCCGCCGCAATATTCATCAGAGTAAATGAATTCTTCAACGGTAATCGTCATGTCGATTTCATAAACTCCCGGTTTGTTGATGTTTCCACAAGCAGAAATCAATTTTGTACCTGTAGATCTTCCAACACCGATTTTAGCGTATTCCGCTCCTGTAATATCAATGATAGGAACAACTGCTGCGATAGATTCAACGTTATTTACAACCGTTGGTCTTTCCCAAAGTCCTTTTACAGCTGGGAATGGCGGTTTTAATCTAGGGTTTCCTCTTTTACCTTCAAGAGATTCAAGCAATGCAGTTTCTTCACCGCAGATATATGCTCCACCACCTCTTTGAACGTAGATTTCACAATCGAAACCGGTTCCTAAAATATTTTTACCTAAAAATCCTGCTGCTTTTGCTTCTTCAATAGCTTCTTCTAAAATATCGGGAATCCATGAATATTCTCCACGGATGTAGATATAAGAAACATTTGAGCCTAAACAATAAGACGAAATCAGCATTCCTTCAATCAATAAATGAGGAAGAAATTCCATCAGATATCTGTCTTTGAAAGTTCCCGGCTCAGATTCATCGGCATTTACTACCAAGTGTCTTGGAACACCTTCCGGCTTTGCCAAAAAGCTCCATTTCATCCCTGTCGGGAATCCGGCTCCACCACGTCCACGAAGTCCTGAAGCTTTTACTTCTTCAAGAATTTCATCGGGAGTCATCTTCAAGGCCTTTTCAGCTGCGGTGTAACCTCCCTGTTTACGGTATGTTTCAAAGTAGCGGATGCCTTCTATATGTGCGTCTTTAAGTAAAAGTTTTTTACTCATTTTTATTATGCTTTTAGCGTTGGCTATTGCACTTCGACAAGCTCAGTGTGACAGCTTTCAGCTTTTTATAATTATTTTTAAAAATTAACTCAAATTAGTCTAAAGCGATTTGTCCCTGTCTGCAAAGATCAAGGATTTCGTCCACTTTTTCTATCGTTAAATTTTCGTGAAAGAATTTTCCTAACTGCATCATCGGTGCATATCCACAAGCGCCAAGGCATTCTGCCGGTTTTAATGTGAACATACCGTCTTCAGTAGTTTGTCCGTCTTTAATGTTCAGTTTGGTTCTGATATGATCCAGGATTTTTTCGCTTCCGCAAACCATACAAGGTCCCGTTCTGCAAACTTCCAAAACATATTTACCTACCGGCTTCAT harbors:
- a CDS encoding NADH-quinone oxidoreductase subunit NuoE family protein — encoded protein: MSETIAFKPESLEQVHKIIARYPEGRQKSALLPVLHLAQKEFGGWLDVPVMDYVAGLLSIKPIEVYEVATFYTMFNMKPVGKYVLEVCRTGPCMVCGSEKILDHIRTKLNIKDGQTTEDGMFTLKPAECLGACGYAPMMQLGKFFHENLTIEKVDEILDLCRQGQIALD
- the nuoF gene encoding NADH-quinone oxidoreductase subunit NuoF encodes the protein MSKKLLLKDAHIEGIRYFETYRKQGGYTAAEKALKMTPDEILEEVKASGLRGRGGAGFPTGMKWSFLAKPEGVPRHLVVNADESEPGTFKDRYLMEFLPHLLIEGMLISSYCLGSNVSYIYIRGEYSWIPDILEEAIEEAKAAGFLGKNILGTGFDCEIYVQRGGGAYICGEETALLESLEGKRGNPRLKPPFPAVKGLWERPTVVNNVESIAAVVPIIDITGAEYAKIGVGRSTGTKLISACGNINKPGVYEIDMTITVEEFIYSDEYCGGIKDGKRLKACIPGGSSVPIVPANLLLKTVNGEPRYMNYESLADGGFATGTMMGSGGFIVLDEDQCIVEHTMTLARFYNHESCGQCTPCREGTGWMYKILKKIEKGEGKMEDIDLLWDIQRKIEGNTICPLGDAAAWPVAAAIRHFRDEFEWHIKNPELCLTQNYGLANYADPIPAPTV